A window of the Euzebya pacifica genome harbors these coding sequences:
- a CDS encoding cation:proton antiporter: MVVLASEAMQPGIAHDDLLLLVLQLALLLGLARLLGMVAARMGMPEVVGELTAGVIVGPSIFGNIAPGAREWLFPATSQAQLLAVPAFLGVLLLLILTGLETDLGLIKAKGRTAGLVSAGGIVVPFASGLALGYAIPAVLVPADTPRTTFALFLGTALSISAIPVIAKVLIELRVIRRDIGQLTLAAGMIDDTVGWILLSIVAGLASSGELAAGAVVGSIARVVGFLVVSYTLGGWLVSRTLRAVSRRAPGPGPLISAVVVLALLFAAVSQALQIEAVLGAFVLGILAGRERRVDHRVVHSLESLTLTVFAPLFFASAGLLVDLGALLEPTTLWVAALVLTVAIAGKFLGAFAGASVAGLGRWEALALGAGMNARGALEIIIATIGLSLGVLTEGMFAIIVLVAIVTSLMAPPILVRALKKVPMSPEEAARLQREAASRTSLLDNVHRVLLPSRGGTNSQLAAQLLSRIAVGRSFDVTVLAGGPDPQEIHGRITRHLSLHGGNVELAAVDGDDPASAILDRARRGGHDLIVLGATETRTDAPDSALFSATVDRVLMDSPVPLLLVSSRFDDDAEVLDPRAPERILLVSTGEDINNRAGEIAFAVASDPESVVDVVHVVEPPQSTWAEIDLTEVGRARELADELATKQASVGLAAGVTVRTDVRISDEPLARVVADAARAIRATLVVIRSDVQPVTRRAFLGHELDQLLREAPCPVLVITRA, encoded by the coding sequence GTGGTGGTCCTCGCGTCGGAGGCGATGCAACCCGGCATTGCCCACGACGACCTGCTCCTGCTCGTCCTGCAGCTCGCGCTGCTCCTCGGCCTGGCGCGCCTGCTCGGCATGGTGGCAGCCCGGATGGGCATGCCCGAGGTCGTCGGTGAGCTGACCGCTGGCGTCATCGTCGGCCCGAGCATCTTCGGCAACATCGCCCCCGGCGCGCGGGAGTGGTTGTTCCCCGCGACATCGCAGGCGCAGCTGCTGGCCGTCCCGGCGTTCCTCGGCGTCCTCCTGCTGCTGATCCTGACGGGGTTGGAGACCGACCTCGGCCTGATCAAGGCCAAGGGCCGCACGGCAGGCCTGGTCTCCGCCGGCGGGATCGTCGTGCCGTTCGCCTCGGGACTGGCGCTCGGCTACGCCATCCCGGCCGTCCTCGTGCCGGCCGACACGCCGCGGACGACGTTCGCGTTGTTCCTCGGGACGGCGCTCAGCATCTCCGCGATCCCCGTGATCGCCAAGGTGCTGATCGAGCTGCGGGTGATCCGGCGCGACATCGGCCAGCTGACCCTCGCCGCAGGCATGATCGACGACACGGTCGGCTGGATCCTGCTGTCGATCGTGGCCGGCCTGGCCAGCTCCGGCGAGCTCGCGGCCGGAGCGGTCGTCGGCAGCATCGCCCGGGTGGTCGGGTTCCTGGTCGTGTCCTACACCCTCGGGGGCTGGCTGGTCAGCCGCACCCTCCGCGCGGTCTCGCGGCGTGCCCCCGGCCCCGGACCGTTGATCTCCGCCGTCGTGGTGCTGGCGCTGCTCTTCGCCGCCGTGTCGCAGGCGCTGCAGATCGAGGCGGTCCTCGGCGCCTTCGTGCTGGGCATCCTCGCCGGCCGCGAACGACGGGTGGACCACCGCGTCGTGCACTCCCTGGAGAGCCTGACGCTGACGGTCTTCGCGCCGCTGTTCTTCGCATCGGCAGGCCTGCTGGTGGACCTCGGTGCGCTGCTGGAGCCCACGACGTTGTGGGTGGCGGCGCTGGTGCTGACCGTGGCCATCGCCGGCAAGTTCCTCGGCGCGTTCGCCGGCGCATCCGTCGCGGGCCTCGGCCGGTGGGAGGCGCTCGCGCTGGGTGCTGGCATGAACGCACGTGGCGCCCTGGAGATCATCATCGCCACCATCGGCCTGTCCCTCGGGGTGTTGACCGAGGGCATGTTCGCCATCATCGTGCTCGTCGCCATCGTCACGTCGTTGATGGCCCCGCCCATCCTGGTCCGTGCCCTGAAGAAGGTGCCGATGTCCCCCGAGGAAGCGGCCCGGCTGCAACGCGAGGCCGCCTCCAGGACGAGCCTGCTGGACAACGTGCACCGCGTCCTGCTGCCCAGCCGTGGCGGCACCAACTCCCAGCTGGCCGCACAGCTCCTGTCGCGAATCGCCGTCGGGCGGAGCTTCGACGTGACGGTCCTCGCGGGCGGTCCCGACCCCCAGGAGATCCACGGCCGGATCACTCGCCACCTCTCCCTGCACGGCGGCAACGTCGAGCTGGCCGCGGTGGACGGTGACGACCCGGCCAGCGCCATCCTCGATCGTGCCCGCCGGGGCGGCCACGACCTGATCGTGCTGGGGGCCACCGAGACCCGGACCGACGCTCCGGACTCCGCGCTGTTCTCCGCCACGGTGGATCGGGTGCTCATGGACTCGCCGGTACCGCTGCTGCTGGTCAGCAGCCGCTTCGACGACGACGCCGAGGTGCTGGACCCGCGTGCGCCCGAACGGATCCTCCTGGTCTCCACCGGGGAGGACATCAACAACCGGGCCGGCGAGATCGCGTTCGCCGTGGCCAGCGACCCGGAGTCGGTGGTCGACGTCGTCCACGTGGTCGAGCCGCCCCAGAGCACGTGGGCAGAGATCGACCTGACCGAGGTGGGTCGGGCACGGGAGCTGGCCGACGAGCTGGCCACCAAGCAGGCGTCGGTCGGCTTGGCCGCTGGCGTGACGGTCCGCACCGATGTGCGGATCAGCGACGAACCGCTGGCCCGGGTGGTGGCCGACGCCGCCCGGGCGATCCGGGCGACGTTGGTGGTGATCCGTTCGGATGTGCAGCCGGTGACCCGGCGGGCGTTCCTCGGTCACGAGCTCGACCAGCTGCTGCGGGAAGCACCGTGTCCGGTGCTGGTGATCACCAGGGCCTGA
- a CDS encoding PRC-barrel domain containing protein, protein MSELWTYRGDIQPHAEGLDGFDVDAADGHIGSIDEATHDVGDSYIVVDTGFWIFGTRRVVPASAITEVDLANRRVTLSLTKDQIKSAPDFDAPPSERPADLVDDRDDRLADVDRGRLTDYYGQFGAW, encoded by the coding sequence ATGAGTGAGCTCTGGACCTACCGTGGCGACATCCAGCCACACGCAGAGGGCCTCGACGGGTTCGACGTCGACGCCGCCGACGGCCACATCGGCAGCATCGACGAGGCGACCCACGACGTCGGGGACTCCTACATCGTGGTCGACACCGGGTTCTGGATCTTCGGGACCCGCCGTGTCGTGCCGGCCAGCGCGATCACCGAGGTGGACCTCGCCAACCGGCGAGTGACCCTGTCGCTGACCAAGGACCAGATCAAGTCCGCGCCCGACTTCGACGCGCCACCCTCGGAGCGTCCAGCGGACCTGGTCGACGACCGGGACGATCGGCTCGCCGACGTCGACCGGGGCAGGCTCACCGACTACTACGGCCAGTTCGGGGCCTGGTGA
- the glnD gene encoding [protein-PII] uridylyltransferase has translation MTILDAPALLDASTIDAAPGRAWTLEWTARVDQALSGLLEAFTAEPGHRSGGLALVALGSYARRSLCPRSDIDLLILHDGWSGRDLEDMVKAICYPLWDAGLSVGHAVRTTKEAVKAAGDRVDTATAVTERRLVAGNRGMADDLAARVTRWLKRAGGKLATELTEADAERHRRHGSTAGALEPELKDGTGGLRDLHSLRWAGAILLDDPGLDPLVGARYLGAADRSALAAAGETLLAARCALHLVGDRSIRNQLRLDLQDEVAAALGMADGDELLREVGLATRTIAHLHARTWPVLLEDARRGRRRRPATPKVVGPDLTLVDGLVEVDVAAHVADDPSLALRAAAAAAVHRTVVGRRSAVRLQREVEAAGSLAWDQRARDALLELLRAGAGGLPAMADADYLGVLEAYLPEWGRVRGRPQRNPLHTFDLDTHLMQASAWLASIVSGDLDEAHVRIFAEMEDPDALVLGTWLHDVGKAWPGDHSVSGEAVARDWVLHMGFSQERADRVAGLIRHHLLLPDVATQRDIDDPDEIEQVAVTIGNTELLDGLFLLGFADSRATGKPAWSTWKDLLVTRLHHRLRRVLEGEALVRPSTPQVVIRAAARRGLEEELVRTAVDGLPKRYLRVASADQIAAHARLLDDVTDGLHVDVREGPAEGVQILSIAGPDRRGMVADCLGVLAVHKCDVLEARVFTHVDGTALDWFVVRTMQDRSWDRIVPALRRAYAGEVELDDEVEKRERQRDARPPLLAQPVPITVLTRPSGSITRLEVRGPDSPGVLYRLTRTLSELGVSLLGARVATLGPEVRDSFFVRGDVPDDDALFAALVPAFETPAT, from the coding sequence GTGACCATCCTCGACGCGCCCGCCCTGCTGGACGCGTCCACCATCGACGCCGCACCGGGCCGTGCCTGGACGCTGGAGTGGACGGCCCGGGTCGATCAGGCCCTCAGCGGCCTGCTGGAGGCGTTCACCGCCGAACCCGGGCACCGGTCGGGTGGTCTGGCGTTGGTCGCGCTCGGCTCCTATGCCCGCCGGTCGTTGTGTCCTCGCAGCGACATCGATCTGCTGATCCTCCACGACGGATGGAGCGGTCGTGACCTCGAGGACATGGTCAAGGCCATCTGCTATCCGCTGTGGGATGCCGGCTTGTCGGTCGGTCATGCCGTGCGCACCACCAAGGAGGCCGTGAAGGCTGCAGGTGATCGCGTCGACACCGCCACCGCCGTCACCGAACGTCGCCTGGTGGCCGGCAACCGTGGCATGGCCGATGACCTGGCTGCACGCGTCACCCGCTGGCTCAAACGGGCCGGTGGCAAGCTCGCCACGGAGCTCACCGAGGCCGACGCCGAGCGGCATCGCCGACACGGCAGCACGGCCGGCGCGCTCGAGCCCGAGCTCAAGGACGGCACCGGCGGCCTTCGGGACCTCCACTCCCTCCGTTGGGCAGGGGCGATCCTGCTCGACGATCCCGGGCTGGATCCGCTGGTGGGTGCCCGCTACCTGGGCGCCGCCGACCGGTCGGCCCTTGCCGCCGCAGGCGAGACGTTGCTCGCCGCCAGGTGCGCGCTGCACCTCGTGGGTGACCGCAGCATCCGCAACCAGCTGCGGCTCGACCTCCAGGACGAGGTCGCCGCGGCGCTTGGCATGGCCGACGGGGACGAGCTGCTGCGCGAGGTGGGCCTGGCAACCCGGACCATCGCCCACCTGCATGCCCGCACGTGGCCGGTCCTGCTGGAGGACGCCCGGCGGGGCCGACGTCGTCGGCCCGCCACGCCGAAGGTCGTCGGGCCCGACCTGACGCTCGTCGATGGGTTGGTCGAGGTCGACGTCGCTGCGCATGTCGCCGACGACCCCTCGTTGGCCCTCAGGGCCGCCGCTGCTGCGGCCGTCCACCGCACCGTGGTGGGACGACGGAGCGCCGTTCGCCTGCAGCGCGAGGTGGAAGCGGCCGGGTCGTTGGCGTGGGACCAGCGGGCCCGTGATGCACTGCTCGAGCTGCTGCGGGCGGGGGCCGGCGGGCTGCCCGCGATGGCGGATGCCGACTACCTGGGCGTGCTGGAGGCCTACCTCCCCGAGTGGGGACGGGTGCGCGGCCGTCCGCAGCGCAACCCCTTGCACACCTTCGACCTCGACACCCACCTGATGCAGGCGAGCGCCTGGCTGGCGTCGATCGTCAGCGGCGACCTCGACGAGGCGCACGTCCGGATCTTCGCGGAGATGGAGGACCCCGACGCGCTGGTCCTGGGCACCTGGCTGCACGACGTCGGCAAGGCCTGGCCGGGGGACCACTCGGTGTCGGGTGAGGCCGTCGCCCGCGACTGGGTCCTCCACATGGGGTTCAGCCAGGAACGGGCCGACCGGGTGGCGGGGCTGATCCGCCACCACCTGCTGCTGCCCGACGTCGCCACCCAACGCGACATCGACGATCCCGACGAGATCGAGCAGGTCGCGGTCACCATCGGCAACACCGAGCTGCTCGACGGCTTGTTCCTGCTCGGCTTCGCGGACTCCCGCGCGACCGGGAAACCGGCGTGGTCGACCTGGAAGGACCTGCTGGTCACCAGGCTGCACCATCGGCTGCGTCGGGTCCTGGAGGGTGAGGCGCTGGTTCGCCCCTCGACGCCCCAGGTGGTCATCCGGGCGGCCGCCCGGCGAGGCCTCGAGGAGGAGCTGGTCCGGACCGCCGTCGACGGGCTGCCCAAGCGGTACCTCAGGGTGGCCTCCGCCGACCAGATAGCCGCGCACGCCAGGCTCCTGGACGACGTCACCGACGGCCTGCACGTCGACGTGCGCGAAGGGCCTGCGGAGGGCGTGCAGATCCTCAGCATCGCTGGCCCCGACCGGCGGGGCATGGTGGCCGACTGCCTCGGCGTCCTGGCGGTGCACAAGTGCGACGTGCTCGAGGCGCGGGTCTTCACCCATGTCGACGGCACCGCCCTGGACTGGTTCGTGGTCCGCACGATGCAGGACCGATCGTGGGACCGGATCGTGCCGGCCCTCCGCCGCGCCTACGCCGGCGAGGTCGAGCTCGACGACGAGGTCGAGAAGCGGGAACGGCAGCGGGACGCCCGACCACCGCTGCTGGCCCAGCCGGTGCCCATCACGGTCCTCACCCGTCCGTCGGGCTCCATCACGCGGTTGGAGGTCCGCGGGCCGGATTCCCCCGGTGTGCTGTACCGGCTGACCCGCACGCTGTCCGAGCTCGGCGTGTCCCTGCTGGGGGCACGCGTCGCCACCCTCGGCCCCGAGGTGCGGGACAGCTTCTTCGTCCGCGGTGACGTCCCGGACGACGACGCGTTGTTCGCCGCCCTCGTCCCGGCGTTCGAGACACCCGCGACCTGA
- a CDS encoding P-II family nitrogen regulator produces MKLVVAIVKPFKVEDVKEALRDVGVAGLTVSEARGFGRQRGHTEVYRGAEYQVDFVPKSRIEVMVDDDQVDGVIDAITKSARTGKIGDGKIAVLPLEDVVRIRTGEQGAEAL; encoded by the coding sequence ATGAAGCTGGTCGTCGCAATCGTCAAGCCGTTCAAGGTCGAGGACGTCAAGGAAGCGCTCAGGGACGTGGGTGTCGCTGGCCTGACCGTGTCGGAAGCCAGGGGCTTCGGCCGTCAGCGCGGCCACACCGAGGTCTACCGCGGCGCGGAGTACCAGGTCGACTTCGTGCCGAAGAGCCGTATCGAGGTCATGGTCGACGACGACCAGGTCGACGGCGTCATCGACGCGATCACCAAGTCCGCTCGCACCGGCAAGATCGGTGACGGCAAGATCGCGGTCCTGCCGCTGGAGGACGTCGTGCGGATCCGCACCGGCGAGCAGGGCGCCGAGGCCCTGTAG
- a CDS encoding response regulator, with translation MSEPIGVVIVDDHSLVREGLQSLLSQFSDIRVTGEAGTIAEAVKVIGDVEPDLVLLDLRLGEEEGVEVARQLRASGSDVTILMLSVHDTSRHLREALAAGADGYLLKSVAGADLAAGIRNAVAGETVIGQEFVPKLLEDAQRGVPMGQPDVTKREQEVLELVAEGMANREIAEKLGISARTAQKHLENLFKKFSVHDRTELVAHAFRRGLLG, from the coding sequence GTGTCTGAACCCATCGGGGTCGTGATCGTCGACGATCACTCGCTGGTGCGCGAAGGACTGCAGAGCCTGCTCTCGCAGTTCTCCGACATCCGCGTGACCGGCGAGGCCGGCACGATCGCAGAGGCCGTGAAGGTCATCGGCGACGTCGAGCCGGACCTCGTGCTGCTGGACCTTCGCCTCGGCGAGGAGGAGGGGGTCGAGGTCGCTCGACAGCTCCGCGCCAGCGGTTCCGACGTCACCATCCTCATGCTGAGCGTCCACGACACCTCCCGTCACCTGCGTGAGGCGTTGGCCGCGGGGGCCGACGGCTACCTGCTGAAGTCCGTGGCCGGTGCCGACCTCGCTGCGGGCATCCGCAACGCCGTTGCGGGCGAGACCGTCATCGGCCAGGAGTTCGTCCCGAAGCTGCTGGAGGACGCACAGCGGGGTGTGCCCATGGGGCAGCCCGACGTCACCAAGCGCGAGCAGGAGGTGCTCGAGCTCGTCGCCGAGGGCATGGCCAACCGCGAGATCGCCGAGAAGCTCGGGATCAGCGCGCGGACCGCCCAGAAGCACCTGGAGAACCTCTTCAAGAAGTTCTCGGTGCACGACCGGACCGAGCTGGTCGCCCACGCCTTCCGGCGTGGACTCCTGGGCTGA
- a CDS encoding NYN domain-containing protein, which yields MDEERIALFLDYENLAIGAREDLRGMQFALRPLADALAERGRVVVRRAYADWSYFDEDRRMLTKENVELIEIPQRMGVVRKNAADIKMAVDAIELVFERDYITTFVICTGDSDFTPLVNKLRELNKRVIGVGLEASTSRLLPPACDEFIFYERLEGVELPTKKKRGGGSSGGGGGGRGRGGRGRGGGGSSRPAPKQPKDADRGEPETTPEEPEAVEDSTEDEEDEPPRDVNKLVTQTLSGLQRSSSGVVLASMLKRAIIRKDPTFSEADWGFRAFGELLRDLESKDIIELSTGAAKGDPEVSFPEASDSEEDAFRLLHDVVAEEGSAPLSGLKDRLRNRQADFSEKRFGFGGFLQFCKAARTREIIEMEWDDEADDYMLTLPS from the coding sequence ATGGATGAGGAACGCATCGCGCTGTTCTTGGACTACGAGAACCTTGCCATCGGTGCGCGCGAAGACCTTCGCGGCATGCAGTTCGCGCTGCGGCCGCTGGCAGACGCCCTGGCCGAACGAGGTCGTGTCGTGGTGCGCCGCGCCTACGCCGACTGGTCGTACTTCGACGAGGATCGACGGATGCTCACCAAGGAGAACGTCGAGCTCATCGAGATCCCCCAGCGGATGGGGGTGGTCCGCAAGAACGCCGCGGACATCAAGATGGCCGTCGATGCGATCGAGCTCGTGTTCGAGCGCGACTACATCACCACGTTCGTCATCTGCACCGGCGACTCCGACTTCACCCCGCTCGTCAACAAGCTCCGCGAGCTGAACAAGCGCGTGATCGGCGTGGGCCTCGAGGCGTCGACCTCCAGGCTCCTGCCGCCGGCGTGTGACGAGTTCATCTTCTACGAGCGCCTCGAGGGCGTGGAGCTGCCCACCAAGAAGAAGCGTGGTGGCGGCAGCAGCGGTGGCGGTGGCGGCGGCCGTGGTCGTGGTGGTCGCGGGCGTGGTGGCGGCGGATCGAGCCGTCCGGCGCCCAAGCAGCCAAAGGACGCCGACCGCGGCGAGCCGGAGACGACCCCGGAGGAACCGGAGGCCGTCGAGGACAGCACCGAGGACGAGGAGGACGAGCCGCCCCGCGACGTCAACAAGCTGGTCACCCAGACCCTGTCGGGCCTGCAGCGCTCCAGCAGCGGCGTGGTCCTGGCCTCCATGCTCAAGCGCGCGATCATCCGCAAGGACCCGACGTTCAGCGAGGCCGACTGGGGCTTCAGGGCCTTCGGCGAGCTGCTGCGCGACCTCGAGTCCAAGGACATCATCGAGCTCAGCACGGGTGCGGCCAAGGGCGACCCCGAGGTCAGCTTCCCCGAGGCGTCGGACTCCGAGGAGGACGCCTTCCGCTTGCTGCACGACGTCGTGGCCGAGGAGGGCAGCGCACCGCTGTCGGGCCTGAAGGACCGGCTGCGCAACCGTCAGGCCGATTTCAGCGAGAAGCGCTTCGGCTTCGGTGGCTTCCTGCAGTTCTGCAAGGCCGCTCGCACCCGCGAGATCATCGAGATGGAGTGGGACGACGAGGCCGACGACTACATGCTGACCCTGCCCAGCTGA
- a CDS encoding acyl-CoA dehydrogenase family protein — MDFFQDAPELTDTWTADPALRAHLERLLPDDVLSRVGPGLAELGVAAATSLQALGERAESEQPRVEHYDPWGRRIDQIVVSDAWTALHGEQARLGLAAIPYEGDHGEHARLVQLAVQHLYGPSSAVYSCPVSMTDAAVRVLLDSAEPELRDRVVPKLTSRAADAWTSGQWMTEKPGGSDVGRTETVARPLPDGGYALTGVKWFTSATTADCALALARTLDADGNGVAGSRGLGLYLVEMVDPRDGRRQIGDTIRVRRLKDKLGTKALPTAELDLDGAYATPVGPPHRGVKTISGMLSITRLWNAMSSASGLARAVQLALSYATRREVFGTPLVEQPLHRVTLAELQVDYEATLALVVRASELTGRVEAGVASEADAQVLRALMPVTKLFTAKYAVAGASEALEAFGGAGYIENTGLPALLRNAQVLSIWEGTTNVLSLDLLRAAVREHALAPLLADVAERMAGADVPELAESVRLVASQAQSLGAAAAAWADAGQDAVEAGMRAFAMRVGTVYTAALLLEHAAHRLAKHDDAAAAVANRWVRRELGGPEDVSPDPTRLRQADVILQAPLATIGGTA; from the coding sequence ATGGACTTCTTCCAGGACGCCCCGGAGCTGACCGACACGTGGACCGCCGATCCGGCGCTGCGAGCCCACCTGGAGCGGCTGCTGCCCGACGACGTCCTGTCCCGGGTCGGGCCCGGACTGGCCGAGCTGGGGGTCGCCGCGGCCACGAGCCTGCAGGCGCTGGGCGAACGTGCCGAGTCCGAGCAGCCACGGGTCGAGCACTACGACCCCTGGGGACGTCGGATCGACCAGATCGTCGTGTCGGACGCCTGGACCGCCCTGCACGGCGAGCAGGCGCGGCTGGGCCTGGCCGCCATCCCCTACGAAGGCGACCACGGCGAGCACGCACGGCTCGTGCAGCTTGCGGTGCAGCACCTCTACGGACCTTCGTCGGCGGTCTACAGCTGCCCGGTCTCCATGACCGACGCCGCCGTCCGGGTGCTGCTGGACAGCGCCGAACCCGAGCTGCGCGACCGCGTCGTGCCGAAGCTGACCAGCCGTGCGGCGGACGCGTGGACGTCGGGGCAGTGGATGACGGAGAAGCCAGGCGGCTCCGATGTCGGGCGGACCGAGACCGTCGCCCGTCCGCTGCCCGACGGCGGGTACGCGCTGACCGGCGTGAAGTGGTTCACGTCCGCGACGACGGCTGACTGTGCGCTGGCGCTCGCCCGGACGCTGGACGCCGACGGCAACGGTGTGGCTGGCTCCCGCGGACTCGGCCTGTACCTGGTGGAGATGGTCGACCCGCGGGACGGTCGCCGTCAGATCGGCGACACCATCCGTGTGCGTCGGCTGAAGGACAAGCTGGGCACCAAGGCGCTGCCGACCGCCGAGCTGGACCTCGACGGCGCCTACGCGACGCCCGTCGGCCCACCCCATCGTGGGGTGAAGACGATCAGCGGCATGCTCAGCATCACCCGGCTGTGGAACGCCATGTCCTCGGCGTCGGGACTGGCCCGTGCGGTACAGCTGGCCCTGTCCTACGCCACCAGGCGGGAGGTGTTCGGCACGCCCCTGGTCGAGCAGCCCCTGCATCGCGTGACGCTTGCCGAGCTGCAGGTCGACTACGAGGCCACGCTGGCCCTGGTCGTCCGGGCGTCGGAGCTGACCGGCCGGGTCGAGGCAGGCGTGGCCAGCGAAGCCGACGCGCAGGTGCTGCGGGCGCTGATGCCGGTCACGAAGCTGTTCACCGCCAAGTACGCCGTGGCCGGCGCGTCGGAGGCGCTGGAGGCGTTCGGTGGCGCCGGCTACATCGAGAACACCGGCCTGCCGGCCCTGCTGCGCAACGCCCAGGTCCTCTCCATCTGGGAGGGCACCACCAACGTGCTCAGCCTGGACCTGCTGCGCGCGGCCGTGCGGGAGCACGCCCTCGCCCCCCTGCTGGCCGACGTGGCCGAGCGGATGGCCGGCGCCGACGTGCCGGAGCTGGCCGAGTCGGTGCGCCTCGTCGCGTCGCAGGCCCAGTCGCTCGGGGCGGCAGCCGCTGCGTGGGCAGACGCGGGCCAGGATGCCGTCGAGGCAGGCATGCGGGCCTTCGCCATGCGGGTGGGCACCGTCTACACCGCCGCCCTCCTGCTCGAGCACGCCGCGCACCGCCTGGCCAAGCACGACGACGCGGCCGCCGCGGTCGCCAACCGTTGGGTCCGGCGCGAGCTCGGCGGTCCCGAGGACGTGTCGCCCGACCCAACCCGCTTGCGCCAGGCCGACGTCATCCTGCAGGCTCCGCTCGCCACGATCGGCGGCACGGCCTGA